One window from the genome of Pungitius pungitius chromosome 14, fPunPun2.1, whole genome shotgun sequence encodes:
- the LOC119227754 gene encoding 5'-3' exonuclease PLD4, which translates to MSSTYSSLHDSYASNKMRSTSCVTLVVVLGCLTVLGTLLAIAVLERPPDPEDHEALPEEAAGSSFHTDQCSMALVESIPQQVSYEANETIGIPLEKVWKDLLSMARDHVQVASFYWTLTGEDINVNSSSDTLGRDILKELAELPSRNVSVRVVTSVPSVRTNSTDLNILKGKGVQVRTVNFGRLTRGVLHSKFWIVDGRHVFIGSANMDWRALTQVKELGVVVYNCSSLAKDLHKIFQSYWVMGQSHSSLPQPWPARYDTAINQHRPLVVRSGNVSSSVYLTASPASFCPVSRTQDLEAILSIISEAQRYVDVAVMEYFPTTRFEKPRRFWPFIDDAIRAAAFERRVKIRMLISCGRDSDPAMLPFLRSLALMDSPHQNISIQIKLYIVPVGNQSDIPFSRVNHNKYMVTDKVAYIGTSNWSGDYFLTTAGVGLVISQHAPHPERKTKALQGQLREVFDRDWYSQFSVALAEPGRHHPDCAL; encoded by the exons ATGAGCTCCACTTACAGCAGTCTTCATGACAGTTACGCTTCAAACAAAATG AGGTCGACCAGCTGCGTGACGTTAGTCGTGGTTTTGGGCTGTCTGACCGTGCTCGGGACCCTGTTGGCCATCGCTGTGTTGGAAAGGCCGCCGGACCCCGAGGACCACGAGGCGCTTCCTGAGGAAGCTGCAGGGAGCAGTTTCCACACGGACCAGTGCAG CATGGCGCTGGTGGAGAGCATCCCTCAGCAAGTCAGCTACGAAGCCAACGAAACCATCGGGATCCCCCTGGAGAAGGTCTGGAAGGATCTTCTCTCCATGGCCAGGGACCATGTGCAAGTGGCCTCCTTCTACTGGACTTTAACAGGGGAAGACATCAACGTTAATTCCTCCTCCGACACACTT GGAAGGGACATCCTGAAAGAACTCGCGGAACTGCCCTCCAGGAACGTATCCGTCCGCGTGGTGACCAGCGTTCCGTCCGTCCGGACAAACTCCACCGATCTAAACATCTTGAAGGGCAAAG GGGTTCAGGTGAGGACGGTGAACTTCGGACGCTTGACAAGGGGAGTCCTCCACAGCAAGTTCTGGATCGTCGACGGGAGACACGTGTTCATTGGAAGTGCCAACATGGACTGGAGGGCTCTCACGCAG GTGAAGGAGCTGGGAGTCGTCGTCTACAACTGCTCCAGTCTGGCCAAGGACCTCCACAAGATCTTCCAGTCCTACTGGGTAATGGGACAATCCCACAGCTCCCTGCCACAGCCCTGGCCGGCCCGGTATGACACGGCCATCAACCAAcatcgccccctggtggtgagAAGTGGTAATGTCTCCAGCAGCGTGTACCTCACA GCGTCTCCAGCCTCGTTCTGTCCCGTGTCGAGGACTCAGGACCTGGAGGCTATTCTCTCCATCATCTCGGAGGCGCAGCGCTACGTCGACGTAGCCGTCATGGAGTACTTCCCCACCACGCGCTTTGAGAAGCCCCGGAG ATTCTGGCCTTTCATCGACGATGCCATCCGGGCCGCGGCATTCGAGAGGAGGGTTAAGATCCGGATGCTGATCAGCTGTGGGCGGGACTCCGATCCTGCCATGCTGCCCTTCCTGAGGTCTCTAGCCTTAATGGACAGCCCTCACCAGAATATCAGCATCCAAATA AAACTGTACATTGTGCCTGTGGGAAACCAGTCTGATATTCCCTTCTCCAGAGTGAACCACAACAAGTACATGGTGACGGATAAAGTAGCCTACATTG GTACCTCCAATTGGTCAGGAGACTACTTTCTGACCACAGCTGGAGTGGGTCTGGTGATTTCCCAGCATGCTCCTCACCCTGAACGGAAGACCAAGGCCTTGCAGGGTCAGCTCAGGGAAGTCTTTGACAGGGACTGGTACTCTCAGTTTTCTGTGGCCCTTGCTGAGCCGGGGCGCCACCACCCCGATTGTGCACTATAA
- the srp14 gene encoding signal recognition particle 14 kDa protein, translated as MVLLENDSFLTELTRLFQKCRTSGSVVITLKKYDGRTKPTPRKGHAESFEPVDNKCLVRASDGKKKISTVVTTKEVIKFQMAYSNLLRAHMDGLKKKDKKSKSQKTKAASAAAAAAASSVVTSPNSALAARPDIAQPILNK; from the exons ATGGTGCTGCTCGAAAATGACTCG TTTCTCACAGAACTCACACGGCTGTTCCAGAAGTGCAGAACATCTGGCAGTGTTGTCATCACGTTAAAGAAGT ACGACGGGAGGACGAAGCCAACGCCCCGAAAGGGCCACGCCGAGTCGTTTGAACCAGTAGACAACAAATGCCTCGTCAGGGCATCGGATGGAAAGAAGAAAATTAGCACAGTG gttacCACCAAAGAAGTGATCAAGTTTCAAATG GCATACTCCAATCTCCTCAGAGCTCACATGGATGGACTTAAGAAGAAAGATAAGAAAAGCAAAAGCCAGAAAACCAAAG cagcatcagcagcagcagcagcagcagcatcttcaGTAGTGACCTCGCCAAACTCCGCTTTGGCTGCCAGACCTGATATTGCGCAACCCAttcttaataaataa
- the LOC119227473 gene encoding LOW QUALITY PROTEIN: pleckstrin homology domain-containing family G member 3 (The sequence of the model RefSeq protein was modified relative to this genomic sequence to represent the inferred CDS: inserted 2 bases in 2 codons; deleted 1 base in 1 codon): MRAFPYSEISVAPDETTSALFQVVQTGNCPDPELLQSLDMCESDPVAIARCFVDKSEYFEIYTQYCTNYPNSVAALTDCMGSKTLATFFRDRQAALKRSLPLGSYLLKPVQRILKYHLLLQEIAKHFDSDEEGYEVIQEAIDTMTSVAWYINDMKRKHEHAVRVQEIQSLLINWKGPDLTTYGELVLEGTFHVLRAKXTRTLFLFEXMLLITKKRGEHYVYKTHISCSTLMLLDSAKDPLLFSVIHFKHPKQPHTVQAKSVEEKRLWAHQIKRLILENHNTIIPQKAKEAIQDHSICESGKYHYSPERLKKAESFHADDFHLAVRNGEGDQPAKHTILSTKAVLKHAGSEGALLGERRSLRPATSDSTQASGLSQPQSEGPRVSHLSPGGPADSDPALDSLPSEGGLQAEKPEEEEEEEEEEGYKEDVLMGDDQVADFASSVLAAISCWHYRARALLSTRFTTDDPAGDTAQPTVAAAAEEEVRPPALEEKRADAAVKETLATKVAAEEEEPRPLDPQRRTSHQPESPVCPLQEGADAPESHDDSRETAEEEEEEEEGESDSSGAQVEETSALTNGELSGEEEVEEVISSNTSILPSSVLDQASVIAERFIGGLSRRSSLVSEDQASLACPSPSTEKDVSKSPPPARTDLEQQAPTPARSSPELKVTAPTPDSPAEEELGSTLSKQDRLLIRKIRRYYEHAESEDAGFSVKRRESLSYIPAGLVRHLSRQLNGAPQEQAAPAQRKGLSRNRPTSWSVFDLPGLERGQNADAAQPETSPQGPADAKARSRSVADATDEEFRDSAEMLKVWQDMEAEAGRREEETLGDSRSETRRDLGSDVTAGQRPPPASEESGGRAAATFPPPAAEEGGSRRDRVVAQGQLPKLISLRASIDEDQILQDVGRVKNKVFQLARQYSQRIKSNRPVVWPRHRERANPPGFKSLPAVREERPPLRKKGKPDLRLPLNTRDRSVVHEERSPSPVQTPGSGPGSGPGSGPGSGPGSPSAETLGFRWPAVRQLRTKYTDSSHSPDVTPACDLHGAPSEERCRLTASVEEEEEEEEEEEEKEEEDDWAPPQIPPLLCRWRSLDDALGSLPLHGGQTFREPSRSRFATGPVSLIARGGDDVLREDPDCAAMAAAASGKASESNLVRSLREKFQSLTTSS, from the exons ATGCGGGCCTTTC CGTATTCGGAGATAAGTGTTGCCCCCGACGAGACGACCAGCGCCCTCTTCCAGGTGGTCCAGACAGGAAACTGCCCCGACCC TGAGCTGCTGCAGTCCTTGGACATGTGCGAGAGCGAC CCCGTGGCCATCGCACGATGCTTTGTAGATAAG agtgaatactttgaaatataCACGCAGTATTGCACCAACTATCCCAA CTCCGTGGCAGCACTGACCGACTGCATGGGGAGTAAAACACTGGCCACGTTCTTCCGGGATCGGCAGGCCGCTCTGAAGCGCTCCCTCCCTCTGGGCTCCTACCTGCTGAAGCCCGTCCAGAGGATCCTGAAGTATCACCTGCTGCTTCAG gaAATTGCGAAGCACTTTGACTCCGACGAGGAAGGCTACGAGGTCATTCAGGAGGCCATAGACACCATGACCAGCGTGGCCTGGTACATCAACGACATGAAGAGGAAACACGAACATGCCGTCAGAGTGCAG GAGATACAGTCTCTCCTCATCAACTGGAAGGGTCCTGACCTGACCACCTACGGAGAGCTGGTGCTGGAGGGCACCTTTCATGTGCTGCGGGCGA ACACCCGAACACTCTTCCTCTTCG GGATGCTTCTCATCACCAAGAAACGGGGGGAGCACTACGTCTACAAGACCCACATCTcg TGCTCCACCCTGATGCTGCTCGACAGCGCCAAGGACCCCCTCCTCTTCAGTGTTATCCACTTCAAGCATCCCAAGCAACCCCATACAGTGCAG GCCAAGTCGGTGGAAGAGAAGCGGCTGTGGGCCCATCAAATCAAGAGGCTCATTCTTGAGAACCACAACACCATCATCCCCCAGAAG GCCAAAGAAGCCATCCAGGACCATTCTATATGTGA ATCCGGGAAGTACCACTACAGCCCCGAGAGGCTGAAGAAAGCAGAGTCCTTCCACGCAGATGACTTTCATCTTGCGGTGCGGAATGGAGAAGGAGATCAG cctGCAAAACACACGATACTGAGCACCAAAG CTGTTTTGAAG CACGCAGGCAGTGAGGGTGCGCTGCTGGGGGAGAGGCGCTCCCTCCGGCCTGCTACTAGTGACAGTACACAGGCCTCCGGTCTGAGCCAGCCCCAGTCTGAGGGGCCCCGTGTCAGCCATCTGAGTCCCGGAGGTCCTGCTGACAGTGACCCAGCGCTGGACTCTCTACCCAGCGAGGGGGGGCTGCAGGCGGAgaagcccgaggaggaggaagaggaggaggaggaggagggttacAAGGAGGATGTGCTGATGGGAGACGACCAGGTAGCCGACTTTGCCAGCTCAGTGCTGGCAGCCATCTCCTGCTGGCACTATAGAGCCCGGGCTTTGCTTTCTACTCGCTTCACAACG GACGATCCCGCCGGAGACACGGCTCAGCCGACGGTCGCGgcggcagcggaggaggaggtcagaccTCCGGCGCTGGAGGAAAAACGGGCGGACGCGGCCGTGAAAGAAACTCTCGCCACAAAG gtggcggcggaggaggaggagccgcggCCTCTGGACCCGCAACGGAGGACGAGCCATCAGCCCGAGTCGCCCGTCTGCCCtttgcaagaaggagccgacgcTCCAGAGTCTCACGACGACTCGAGGGAAaccgcggaggaggaggaggaggaggaagaaggggagagCGATTCATCTGGTGCACAAGTGGAGGAGACGAGTGCACTGACAAACGGGGAGCTctcaggggaggaggaggtggaggaggtgatcTCGAGCAATACGAGCATCCTGCCTTCCTCCGTGCTGGACCAGGCGAGTGTGATCGCCGAGCGCTTCATCGGCGGCCTTTCGAGAAGGAGCAGCCTGGTCTCAGAAGACCAGGCTTCCCTCGCGTGTCCCTCACCCTCGACGGAGAAGGACGTCtccaagagccccccccccgctcgcacGGACCTGGAGCAACAGGCTCCAACGCCGGCGCGCTCCTCCCCGGAGCTGAAGGTTACCGCCCCGACGCCGGACAGCCCCGCCGAGGAGGAACTCGGGTCCACGCTCTCCAAACAAGACCGCCTCCTCATCCGCAAGATCAGGAGGTACTACGAGCACGCCGAGAGCGAGGACGCCGGCTTCAGCGTCAAGCGCCGGGAGAGCCTCTCCTACATCCCGGCAGGTCTGGTGCGGCACCTGAGCCGGCAGCTGAACGGCGCCCCGCAGGAGCAGGCCGCCCCGGCTCAGAGGAAGGGCCTCTCTCGAAACCGCCCCACCTCCTGGTCGGTGTTTGACCTCCCCGGCTTGGAAAGGGGTCAAAACGCCGACGCCGCCCAGCCGGAGACCTCGCCGCAGGGGCCGGCGGACGCTAAGGCCCGATCTCGCAGCGTCGCGGACGCCACCGATGAGGAGTTCAGAGACTCGGCGGAGATGCTCAAGGTCTGGCAGGACATGGAAGCGGAGGCGGGCCGCCGGGAAGAGGAGACGCTTGGTGACTCGAGGTCAGAAACGAGGCGGGATCTCGGCTCGGATGTCACAGCCGGCCAGCGGCCACCTCCCGCTTCAGAGGAGTCCGGCGGCCGCGCCGCCGCGACCTTTCCGCCgccggcggcggaggagggcgGGTCCCGTCGGGACCGCGTCGTCGCCCAGGGCCAGCTGCCCAAGCTGATCAGCCTCCGAGCGAGCATCGACGAGGACCAGATCCTGCAGGACGTGGGGCGCGTGAAGAACAAGGTGTTCCAGCTGGCGCGCCAGTACAGCCAGCGCATCAAGAGCAACCGGCCCGTGGTCTGGCCGAGGCACCGCGAGAGAGCGAACCCGCCGGGCTTCAAGAGCTTGCCTGCCGTCCGCGAGGAGAGGCCTCCGTTGAGGAAGAAGG gtAAACCCGACCTGAGGTTGCCCTTGAACACTCGCGATCGCTCAGTCGTCCACGAAGAGCGGTCTCCGAGCCCGGTCCAGACGCCCGGCTCTGGACCCGGCTCTGGACCGGGCTCTGGACCCGGCTCTGGACCCGGCTCCCCGAGCGCGGAGACGCTGGGCTTCCGCTGGCCCGCGGTGCGCCAGCTGCGCACCAAGTACACGGACTCCTCCCACTCCCCGGACGTGACCCCTGCCTGCGACCTCCACGGCGCGCCGAGCGAAGAAAGGTGTCGCCTGACGGCatcggtggaggaggaggaagaggaggaggaggaggaggaggagaaagaggaggaggatgactggGCCCCGCCCCAGATTCCGCCCTTGCTGTGCAGGTGGAGGTCCTTGGACGACGCGCTCGggtccctccccctccacggAGGGCAGACCTTTCGGGAACCCTCGAGGAGCCGCTTCGCCACGGGTCCGGTGTCTCTGATAGCGAGAGGCGGGGACGACGTCCTCCGGGAAGACCCCGACTGCGCCGCCatggccgccgccgcctcggggAAAGCGAGCGAAAGCAACCTGGTGAGGAGCTTACGGGAGAAGTTCCAGAGCTTAACCACCAGCTCGTGA